The following is a genomic window from Elephas maximus indicus isolate mEleMax1 chromosome 26, mEleMax1 primary haplotype, whole genome shotgun sequence.
CATCTCAACTTGACATGATAATCCTGAGATTATTATACCTgttaaaaggagtcctggtgacacagtggttaagtgttcgcctgctaaccgaaaagtcagcagtttgaacccaccagctgctcaggaggagaaagacgtggcagtctgctcccataaagatgtacagcctcagaaaccctatgggggcagttctgttctattccctagggtcgctaggagtcagagtcaactccacggcactgggtttaaagGTGAGGCTCGAAGGTGGTTAGATTACTTTCCCGCAGACAGAGAACTAATTGGAGGGGTGTAGCGGGATTCAGTGTGGGGTTTGTGACCACCAGTGCCGTTCTTTCTGTATCGTTCGCTTACTTGGTATGGTGTGAGTATATGAAGTctcaaataactttttaaaaacattttatcgtGGAAAATTGTAAATAGACATAAAAGTAGGAAGAATAAAACAACGAGCCCCTACATGCCCACCACCTAAATTcatcacccattgctgttgagtcgattccgactcacagtgacctataggacagggtagaactgccccacggggtttccaagaagtgccttgtggattctaactgtcgaccttttggttagcggccgtaggtCTCAACTCCTACATCTCCAGGGTTTCCCCTGAGTTCATTAGGGGTTGCAAAGTGGTGATGCTCTAATTCTGTTATCCTTCTTCATTTACCTGGAACTCTTCTATAAAGAGAAACTGTCTCCTCATCTACTTTAAATGTGTTATTTGATCAAATGTATGGAATTGAAACTTTTAGAAAGTCATTTGACCATCTCCTCCTTtactgtacatttaaaaattgtaattagcgaatgtcacacacacacacacacacacacattcaggcATGATCCTAGGCCTGCTTCTACTGAGAAAATACTGTTACCTCGAGAAAATACACCTGACctgttaaacccattgctgtggagtcaattctgactcatcgtgaccctaagggcgagagtagaactgccccataggatttcgagggagcagctggtggattcgaactgctgaccttctggttagcagccgagctcttaaccacagagtGTGTCATATTCTGCAGGTGTGtggggaaggggaaaaaagggTTAGGAATCACTGATGCAGTCCAATTCTTTGATCTCACAGAGACGAAAACTAAGACCCAGAGAGCGGTGATAACTTTCCCAGGTTACGTTGCTAATTTGCAGTGTGCCTGTTTTTGAAATCCGGGTCTTCTCCCTTCTAATGttactctctttcctttttaactcCTCAAAACTGCCTTTGTGGGATGCACTAGGTTCCTGATGGACAAAGAGCACACATGGCAAATGGAAGAGCTGGTCAAAACAGGATAATTCATCGTACCATgcttttcttccctcttctcttGGTCCCAACTAAGTTACAGCTCATCAAAGTGGAATGTACTTTTTCATATCAGTAGATTGTAGATTGCACAGCTGTTTTGTATCCGTGCTCAGTCCCTTTGATATCTGTGAAAATTGCATAGGCATTGAAACTCACCTGGAGAATTGCCTCCTGTAATTTTGTGTGATCTCCTATCTGTAGGAAGTAGGTATGTCCAGTAATGTCAAGTAGATTATAGGATTATTTGGTTTATTCATTAaggaaacatttattgagagcctacAATGTGTCAACTACTGAGCTATTATGTGAATAAAGAGCTattgtaaattttaaaagaaaatttgtgGTGATGATACCCAGTTTCAACCTagaatgagactttttttttaatgagttaataGCTCCTGGAAAGAAATGAATGATTtacccataaaaaacaaaacaaaacactgttgctgaagagtcgattccggcttatagcgaccctggtaggacagaatagaactgccccttagggtttccagggagcgcctggtggacttgaactgctgaccttttggttagcagccgtagcacttaaccactacggcaccagggtttccatgaatgaTCTAGTGATACTCAATTATGGTCCTCCCTTGATTTTCCTCTGCGGTGTATCTCCATTGTAGCTACTGATCTTTCACATTTAAGGAGAGGCCTTTCTCTACCCAAAATGCTGTTCTTTTGATCTTAGGTGACTGTTCTTAATTCAGTATCTGCTTGTAACTGCATTTTGAACCCCTGACAGCTGGATTCTCTCCTTACATACAGAGATCTGAGTAGGGTGGAGGGACTGTAAAGTGGGTCTTGTGGACCTTTCGGTAGGTGAGCACGGCTGTGGAGTAAAGAGAGCGAGGACAGGTTGGCATCCTTGGCTGTGAATACCTGGGATGGAAGGCATCAGCATTTGCACCCTTCCTAAATCTGTGTCTTTCAGTTCCTATTGTCCTTGCCATCAACAAATGTGACAAAGCTGAGGCCGATCCTGAAAAAGTGAAAAAGGAGCTGCTGGCTTATGACGTGGTGTGTGAGGATTATGGAGGCGATGTTCAAGCAGTGCACGTCTCTGCTCTTACGGTAGGTAAATACGGCATCTCACGGGTGGATGTGCTCCGGGGGTAATGCCATTTATACCTGATGTCCCGAGTGCGTGATGTTTGAAGAGCATTTTGACATacgtgatttttgttgttatttaaaGATTATCTGGGTACTAGGCAACGCTGGGATCATTGTACTAGGCTCAGAAAGGTCAGTCACCAGTCCGTGGTCACATGGCTGATCAGTGGGGAATCAGGTCTGAATCTAATGGTTTTCTCACTATGAGACACAGAATGTTTAGAATAAACAGTGAATGATTTGGGAATAGGGAAACAGTAGGCTAAAGACTGTTTTAAGCAAAAATGATAGGATAGCCGTCCATATGTGTTCTTGTATACAATAAAGCACATAAGGGGCACAGGCTTGGATACTTTTTAGACTTAACAAAACACCTTACAGGACTGGTTTATGGTGTCTGAAAGCTTCGGACGGTAGTTTCATGGGACAgctcagtcagttggcataatatagtacgtaaagtttatgttctacaccctatttggtgagtagcttctggggtcatAAAGGCTTGCAAGCCGTCATctgagatacaactgttggtctctgcatctggagtaaaagagaaagaaggagaccAAAGGCTCAGAGGAGaaagtagtctacaggactaatagtctgcaCGAACCGTGACCTCACTTACCCTgcgaccagaagagctagatggagcTCGGTACCACTACCAGCCATTCTAACcagggccacagtagatggatcctgatagaacgggagaagaatgtggaacagaactcaaattcttgaaaagtccagacttattggactTGTTGAGACTGGAGGGCTTCCCGTGACTgtcaccctgagataatctttaactttgaactgaaactattccatgAGGTCATCTCTTAggtaaataatagattggctcataaaataaacagtatcgcccatgagtactgtgctcctttaaaaaattgtcTATATGAGACCAGTTGACGTTTACtctaaggcaaagatgagaaagtaagagGGCAGGGAGACTGGAGTTCCGGAAATGGGACAGCCTGAACAGAAGtaatgagaaagttgacacactgtgaaaaatgtaacaagtgtcactgaacaaattgtgtagaaattgttaattggaaatctaatttgctgtgtgaattttccctgaaaatacaataaaatactatttttaaaaaaaatgataaggtGGGGAGAATGTCAGGTAagtaaaatgagatttttttttttttaattgtactctagatgaaggtttacagaacaaactagtttctcatgaagcagttagtacacacattgttgtatgacattggttaacaaccccacaacatgtcaacactctcctttttcaaccctgggttccctattaccagctttcctgtcccctcctcccttctagtccttgcccctgggctggtgtgcccctttactctcattttgttttatgggcctatctaatctttggatgaagagtGAACCTCCGGAGTGacgtcattactgagctaaaagggtgtccggaggccatactctcagggtgtctCCAGTCTTTGTTGggccattatgtctggtcttttttcgtgagttagaattttgttctccgtttttctccagctctgtctgggaacctCTGTTGCGATTCCTgttggagcagttggtggtagctgggcaccatctagttgtggtggaagccatggtagatgtggtccattagtcctttggactaatctttccctgttttctgcattctcccttgctcccgaagaggtgagaccagtggaatatcttagatggccgctcctgAGACCTTCTTTTCCATGGCATAAGATGGAGATGaaggactactttttttttttttttagttgtgcttttagtgaaagtttacaaatcaagttagtctctcacctaaaaatttatatacaccttggtatgtactcctagttgctctccccctaatgagtcagcacactccttctttccaccctgtattccccgtgtccattcaaccagcttctgtccccttctgacttctcatctcccctccagacaggagctgtccacatagtctcatgtgtctacttgagccaagaaactcactcctcaccagtgtcattttctgtcttatagtccggtccaatccctgtctgaagagttggctttgggaatggttccagtcttgggctaacagaaggtccagggactatgacctccggggtccttctaggcttagtcagaccattaagtctggtctttttacgaaaatttgagatctgcatcccactgttctcctgctccatcagggattctctgttgtgttccctgtcagggctgtcatcagtggtagctgggcaccatctagttcttctggtctcaggctgaggtagtctctgatttatggggccctttctgtctcttgggcttataattacctcgtgtctttggtgttcttcgttctcttcTAGCCCCTTCATGATGCAGTTGGGGGAAGGTGGGCCAGGTAGGTGAAATGATTTTTCAAGGCTTTGCAGCTGGGTGGTTGCGGAGTGTGGCTTAGACTCCGTGCTTTTTCTCCCTGTTCACTGAATAAGAGTGAGTAGTACTTGATGGACTGCCTCACAAGATGAAGTGGATCAAAGGAGATAATAAATATGAAAGCTTCTTCAATTGAATAGACCTTCAGATATAAAGTAGCATTATTAAGAAAGTAAGAGGAAGAAAGCAAAGTTGCAGATAcatatttgagagaaagagaATAACTGGAACACTGTTTATGTAAGAGAATTAGTAAGTACCACCGGCgcccatcttttaaaaaatagccgCTTGTTCTTTGCAAGATCTGTCCGTGGGGCAAGTTTTCTTGctgattctttttcctttctttttaaatgggTAATTCATGATTTTAATGCTTGAAGAGAATAGTGTACTAACTGTCAAGGACTTTTTGGCTCTCTAACCCGGCTATTTACAGTAACGCTaacacttgttgttgtttttcaaggGTGACAATCTGATGGCTTTGGCAGAAGCAACAGTTGCCCTGGCAGAGATGTTAGAATTGAAAGCAGACCCCACCGGCCCAGTGGAAGGAAAGGTCATAGAATCTTTCACAGATAAAGGAAGAGGGTAGGACCTTTAAAATTCTTGGTTTTTAATACTTACGTTCTGTGGTTTTTGTGACTTGATCACAATGGCATATTGTTTTTATTGCATGTTATTGTTCGTCCATAAACAAAGCATTTATTTTGAAAAGTACTTTGTCATTCTAGCGCACAGAGCACAAAAATGGTGGTTATTGTCAGTAGACCATAGCAACTGTTTTGTATACGTCTCGTAGTCGTATTTGGATGCCTTGAATAGCTGCACTTGTTTgagttctttttcactgacttgaCTCAGTTGGCAACACCtcatacccattgctgtgaagttagttctgactcatagggaccctataggacagagtagaactgccccattgggtttccaaggagcacctagtggattcaaactgccgaccttttggttacctcaCAGACTAACATAAATTGGAATGGAATACCAGTTGTTGCATAAAGGTTTCTAAGTCCTTTATGACCGTATCCACTAATATTATATATAGTAAGGTCTTAGAGTGGTGTTCTCttctggaatttcccttcttATCAGCAAGAGAGGTCTTTTCAGCGCATGATAAATTGCTCATAGAAAGGGAATGAGGGATTCTGTCCCAATACTCTCCCTGCCGGACGCTCCCTTAGCATAGTCTTACGAGAAATGTTTTCCTAGTGTGAAAAACTGCTTAAATCGAGAAGTGATGCGATGAGCCCTGtctgtacatgtgtctgtttttaAACTCCATTGTCTTTGCTTTACAGAAGAAATGCAGTTACATGCTGATTCTGACCTCGAGAATAAAGACACTCTTTTACTTCCATTTCAGTCCTGTCACTACAGCCATCATTCAAAGAGGAACTTTGAGAAAAGGCTCAATTCTGGTCGCTGGACAGTGTTGGGCCAAAGTACGCTTAATGTTGGATGAAAACGGCAGAGCAGTCACTGAGGCCTGTCCCAGCATGGCAGTAGGAATTATGGGCTGGAGGGACCTCCCTTCGGCAGGAGATGACATTCTTGAAGTAGAGTCTGAGGTACATCCAGCGTAATTCCTGTGTATTAGATATGCTGTAATGATTTTGAATGTCTCTCTAAAATGTGACACTGAGGAAGTATATGAATGTTAACAAAGAATTCTAGTCCAGAAGGGGCTGGGAGAGGACTCTGGTGCCATTTTAGAATTTGGCCGTTGACATTTTATTCTAATTGtttaattaaataatttcaaTTATACACAAAGCCCCCAAAATTAGTGGTTTCATGTGTGAGTTGGGCTAATTTCATAATGGGGGAAAACCCAAAGCCATTAACCCAGCAGTTTTTGGCTGCTACTTGTTTAATAACGCCGGTTCCCCCCCTGCCACCAATAAAGACGAGGGCCCGCGAAGTTGTCGACTGGAGAAAGTATGAgcaagagcaggagaaaaataaagacgACCTGAAAGCCATCGAAGAAATGCGAAAGGAACACCAAGAGGCGCGTCGGAAAGACCAGGAGAAGTACGGCGATGTGCACTGGAGGCAGAGGTCCTTCTTAAAGTACCAAGAAAAAAAACGACAGAAAGTCTTAAAGACCAGAGAGAAAGCAGAAAGAGATTCAAACACCCTCTCCGTAATTATTAAAGGTACTTTTGAAAGGATTTTACTGTACAACTCATTTCtggaatatatttctttttttggaatacatatatttatactcaAAATTGGTTCAAATCTTTAATGAAGCCAAAGCTATTTCAGTATTTTGGGGTGATTTTTTTAGTAAACATATTTCTTGATGATTTTGTTGTAAATGTACATTTGGTTCATTCTGCTTTATTGAGCAGATATTTATAATGCTAAACCTAAATAAAAGTGAATTTAGTAGGAAATGCCGTTGccatcataaggagccctggtggcgcagtggttaaagcaatcgactgttaactgaaaagttgaagccaccagtggctcctcaggagaaagatgtggccgtctgcttccgtagCGATTCACAGCCTCGGAAattctgtggggtcactgtgggttggaactgactcgatgctaGTGGGTATTTTATCACGGCTTTAAAAAGATTGTCATTTTTGTATCTATTAATGCCTACCTCTTAACATTAATGCCTTGAAACTTTTGTCCTCTTCAGGTGATGTTGATGGGTCTGTTGAGGCCATTTTGGACATTGTGGATACCTACGATGCTTCTCATGAGTGTAAACTAGAATTAGTACATTTCGGAGTGGGTGATATTAGTGAAAATGACGTTAACCTTGCCGAAATGTTTGGCGGTAAGGATTCTGTTTTCAATTTGTTTGGCTATGTTTCCTAGATGGCTGTCTGAACCATTTGCTTCTGTCTTCTGCTGCTGGGCTAGTCCCCTCTGACGTTTACCTCCGTCAACCTCTCTCTTCACACTGTAGTCGAATCCCACCCGGCAACTGAGGCTGCCGGGGACGTACAGTATGCCAGCCATAGCTCCACTTGTTGCTGTTGTAGTGCAGACTTGGGGAACTGTTTCaagcccccatagtgtttctttgTGGGCACCACTAGTGttcactttccccttctcccgacccccaaccctgacccagGGCCGGTTCACTATTGGACGTGTGAATGCTCCTAACACTGTAACCAGGCTGTTTAGAACCTTCCTTTGTCTTTCACTTATGGCTGTCTGTTCTTATTAATAATTTTACAAATCACATCTTTCTTTGATCAAAAGCTCCTTTTAGCTTTAAATAAAGCCTAGAAGGCAGAGGGACCGTCTTTATTAGTCAAACTTAACCATACACAGAAGGGGAACTCGTGACTATCACTGTAACGAGGTCTAATACCCAGTGACACACAAGCATCGGTGGCACAATgcctaagagctcggctgctaactgaaaggtccgcagttcgaatccaccagccgctccttggaacccctgtggggccgttctgttctgtcctatagggttgctgtgagtcgggcagcgggttgtttgttgttgttgctcagtCGCTTAGGAAGGAGACACTTCAGTAACCTGACCTGGTGAGAACTAGGTGTCATCTGTGCCGCCAAGAAGGCGTTTTCAGTGGTGCCGATGAATTCCAGGTGTTCGTTACCCGTGACTGGAGTAGCACTGCACTGTGTAAGGTCGACGGCGGGCTGGGTGATTTCTTAACGATAACACTTTCAAGATTTTGCTTTTCAGGGTTGTGTTTTTCTGTTGATtagactgggttttttttttgtttattttgtgtaaGGCCagtgtgttttacttttttttctaccccataaggcatttataaggagccctggtggcatagtggttaaaagctcaactgctaatgtaaaggtcaacagttcaaatccaccagccactcc
Proteins encoded in this region:
- the MTIF2 gene encoding translation initiation factor IF-2, mitochondrial isoform X2 — protein: MGHVDHGKTTILDKLRKTQVAAMEAGGITQHIGAFLVSLPSGEKITFLDTPGHAAFSAMRARGAQVTDIVILVVAADDGVMKQTVESIQHTKDAQVPIVLAINKCDKAEADPEKVKKELLAYDVVCEDYGGDVQAVHVSALTGDNLMALAEATVALAEMLELKADPTGPVEGKVIESFTDKGRGPVTTAIIQRGTLRKGSILVAGQCWAKVRLMLDENGRAVTEACPSMAVGIMGWRDLPSAGDDILEVESETRAREVVDWRKYEQEQEKNKDDLKAIEEMRKEHQEARRKDQEKYGDVHWRQRSFLKYQEKKRQKVLKTREKAERDSNTLSVIIKGDVDGSVEAILDIVDTYDASHECKLELVHFGVGDISENDVNLAEMFGGIVYGFNVNAGNVIQQSAAKKGVKIKLHKVIYHLIGDLQEELSSRLPYRMEEHPVGEASILATFSVTEGKKKVPVAGCRVQKGQLEKKQKFKLIRNGHVIWKGSLTSLKHHKDDVSVIKTGMDCGLSLDEENIEFKVGDEMVCYEEKEVPSKTSWDPGF